Proteins from one Kazachstania africana CBS 2517 chromosome 1, complete genome genomic window:
- the GAS2 gene encoding 1,3-beta-glucanosyltransferase (similar to Saccharomyces cerevisiae GAS2 (YLR343W); ancestral locus Anc_4.174) → MNISRAILGNFLLFTSIVSLAKASVSDATCPEIEIYGGKFFNSKTGEQFFMKGIAYQPQRTLEDLEEGAGIFETKYVDPLADTSLCLRDIPYLRKLDVNTIRVYSVDPTKNHDVCMEELKKAGIYVILDLSEPDLSITRDHPEWDVDLLNRYKSVVDAMHSYSNVLGFFAGNEVTNDDTNTDASPFVKAAIRDTKKHIREQGYRAIPVGYSTNDDAETRAALAQYFICGDVTADFYGINMYEWCGYSSYGTSGYKERTEEFEGYPIPIFFSEFGCNAIRPRPFTEVSALFSEEMSSTWSGGLVYMYFEEDNGYGVVKAEGENVYELDDFDTLQKQYSKARPKGTTKEEYAKNWQKSNDIVSSCPPKTEVWKATDRLPATPDLLKCSCLEEVLPCIMTAHEDNEKYVELFSYICSQVDCSDIAADGVTGIYGEYSDCSITQKLSLQYSKLYTLRSSKNGVCPNSDANKLYFNPRSLHKFDKYDKCNARAKKVEELLSKSSRTGSGEGDTSDSIHKRTNKPKDGKSQKSGSTQQRGSGYVILFVSVFIASILL, encoded by the coding sequence ATGAATATTTCGAGGGCTATTCTGGGGAATTTCCTTTTATTTACATCAATAGTTTCACTTGCAAAGGCTAGTGTATCCGATGCTACGTGCCCAGAAATCGAAATATATGGCGGTAAGTTCTTCAACTCTAAAACAGGAGAGCAATTTTTTATGAAGGGTATTGCTTACCAACCACAAAGAACTCTGGAAGACTTGGAAGAGGGTGCGGGCATATTCGAAACTAAATATGTTGACCCATTGGCAGACACATCATTGTGTCTTCGTGACATTCCCTATCTCAGAAAGTTAGACGTCAATACTATCAGAGTTTACTCTGTTGATCCAACCAAAAACCATGATGTATGTATGGAAGAATTAAAGAAGGCCGGAATATATGTTATCCTAGATTTATCGGAACCTGATTTATCAATTACGAGAGATCATCCTGAATGGGATGTGGACCTGCTGAATCGCTATAAGAGTGTTGTTGACGCAATGCACTCATATTCTAACGTATTAGGATTCTTTGCGGGCAATGAAGTTACCAATGATGATACAAACACAGATGCTTCTCCATTTGTGAAAGCTGCTATCAGGGATACTAAAAAGCATATAAGAGAACAGGGCTATAGAGCCATTCCAGTGGGATATTCTACAAATGATGACGCCGAAACAAGAGCTGCATTAGCCCAGTACTTCATTTGTGGAGATGTGACAGCCGACTTTTATGGAATTAACATGTACGAATGGTGTGGATACTCTTCATATGGGACAAGTGGTTACAAAGAGCGTactgaagaatttgaaggcTATCCTATAcctattttcttttcagaGTTTGGATGTAATGCTATAAGACCGAGACCTTTTACTGAAGTTAGCGCATTATTTAGTGAGGAAATGTCTTCCACGTGGTCGGGGGGGCTGgtatatatgtattttGAGGAAGACAATGGGTATGGTGTCGTTAAAGCAGAGGGTGAAAACGTTTATGAGCTTGACGATTTTGATACTTTGCAGAAGCAGTATTCAAAGGCTAGACCAAAGGGCACTACCAAGGAAGAATATGCTAAAAATTGGCAGAAGTCGAATGATATCGTTAGTTCTTGTCCACCAAAGACTGAGGTTTGGAAGGCAACAGATCGCTTACCAGCGACTCCAGACTTACTAAAATGTTCTTGTTTGGAAGAGGTCCTTCCTTGTATTATGACAGCACATGaggataatgaaaaatatgttgaATTATTCAGCTATATATGTAGCCAGGTAGATTGTTCAGACATTGCTGCGGATGGAGTAACAGGTATTTATGGTGAATATTCTGACTGTTCCATAACCCAGAAGCTATCACTGCAGTACTCCAAACTGTATACTTTGAGAAGCTCCAAGAATGGAGTTTGCCCAAATTCTGATGCAAATAAGTTGTATTTCAACCCAAGAAGCCTACATAAGTTTGACAAATATGATAAATGTAACGCACGTGCTAAGAAAGTTGAGGAGTTACTGTCAAAGAGTTCACGTACTGGCTCTGGAGAAGGGGATACATCAGATTCCATTCATAAAAGAACAAACAAGCCTAAAGACGGTAAATCGCAAAAGTCAGGATCAACGCAGCAGAGAGGATCTGGTTACGTGATTCTCTTTGTCTCCGTCTTCATAGCAAGTATCttattataa
- the KAFR0A06360 gene encoding bifunctional fructose-2,6-bisphosphate 2-phosphatase/6-phosphofructo-2-kinase (similar to Saccharomyces cerevisiae YLR345W; ancestral locus Anc_4.177): MSSLLSDEDELFNGFGSETLKTGNHMARRVKRWNEISLQPKNSTDFVARDAIHEANFDDKDYVSPGQLYTTESGRLFHAGKILVALVGLPATSKTLVSVAISRYTKWLGVRTKLFHISEYRKNDTDIPDDYLSAEPQSNEGKIYKNQLVDKVINDMVFFFQETKGQIAIYDSLNIRKDDRRKVQEMFDRWGVTVIFIESILKDIDLINKSIENAIDSSDYKNWDKQEALTNYKKRLALNESLYETMTEAENTSFIKYINFGQQIIVNNNHSGYLINKIVFFLMNLRDKKGRVYLGRCGTSASDKYFDDELLNEEGVRYSRVLTDTVLNRIKNIRKKQFIKVKNENIDIDEEFDPNSLIVWTGPRKRTYDTGLFFLEEGIEVRQRNQLRQLHPGAVGDLSEEEVQKAYPCEYKQSLIDQYHYRFPRAESYHDLAVRMEPLLLELEHMDKDVLIIAHESTLRILYGYLMACTVIDVPKLQFTRNEIVELSFGPFCNTIEKIPLNI, translated from the coding sequence ATGTCATCGCTTTTATCTGATGAAGACGAGCTTTTCAATGGCTTTGGTAGTGAAACTCTCAAAACCGGAAATCATATGGCTCGAAGAGTAAAAAGATGGAATGAGATTTCGTTGCAACCTAAAAATTCGACAGATTTTGTGGCTAGAGATGCAATTCATGAGGCAAATTTTGACGATAAGGATTATGTCTCACCAGGGCAACTGTATACGACAGAATCAGGAAGATTATTTCATGCAGGCAAAATTTTAGTTGCTTTGGTTGGTTTGCCTGCAACATCCAAAACGCTAGTATCTGTTGCTATTTCAAGGTACACTAAATGGCTGGGGGTTAGgacaaaattatttcacATATCAGAATACAGAAAAAATGATACGGATATTCCAGATGACTATTTATCTGCAGAGCCTCAAAGCAATGAAGggaaaatttacaaaaatcaATTGGTTGATAAAGTAATCAATGATAtggttttcttttttcaagaaacaaaagGACAAATAGCAATCTACGATTCTTTAAACATAAGAAAGGATGACAGAAGAAAAGTTCAGGAAATGTTTGACAGGTGGGGAGTGACGGTGATTTTTATAGaatcaatattgaaagacATTGATCTGATTAACAAGAGCATTGAGAATGCAATTGATTCAAGTGATTATAAAAATTGGGACAAACAAGAAGCTCTTacaaattacaaaaaaagattggCGCTAAACGAATCACTATACGAAACAATGACAGAAGCCGAAAATACTAGCTTTATTAAGTACATCAATTTTGGACAACAAATTattgtaaataataatcATTCTGGGTATCtaatcaataaaattgttttcttcttaatGAATCTGAGAGATAAAAAAGGTCGTGTTTACTTGGGTCGTTGTGGAACTAGTGCATctgataaatattttgacgATGAACtattaaatgaagaaggtgTTCGTTACTCGAGGGTGCTGACAGATACTGTCTTGAacagaataaaaaatattaggAAAAAACAATTCATCAAGGTTAAAAACGAGAACATTGATATCGATGAGGAGTTTGATCCCAATTCTTTGATAGTATGGACTGGgccaagaaaaagaacatATGACACTGGTTTATTTTTCCTTGAGGAAGGGATTGAAGTGCGTCAAAGAAATCAGCTCCGACAACTACATCCTGGTGCAGTCGGGGACTTGTCTGAAGAAGAGGTTCAAAAAGCATATCCTTGTGAATATAAGCAGTCACTAATTGACCAGTATCACTATAGGTTCCCTAGGGCAGAATCATACCATGATTTGGCCGTGAGAATGGAGCCTTTGCTATTGGAATTAGAGCATATGGACAAAGATGTACTAATCATTGCCCATGAATCTACCCTGAGGATACTTTACGGCTATTTAATGGCGTGCACTGTTATTGATGTCCCAAAATTGCAGTTTACtagaaatgaaattgtagAACTTTCATTTGGACCCTTCTGCAACACGATTGAAAAGATTCCTTTGAACATATAG
- the FKS1 gene encoding 1,3-beta-D-glucan synthase (similar to Saccharomyces cerevisiae GSC2 (YGR032W) and FKS1 (YLR342W); ancestral locus Anc_4.173), whose translation MNGYTDQQPDPSSYPQDQDQYQYQDQDQDQYQYQQQQPYYDEYGNPVYPDQQQQPYYDNQDYYSQQQPPLNPDQMENFSDFSSYGPPPPGTPGANGAAYYQDPQYTPSQLSYGDGMQNGFQSSSGTSTPAMYDPAAIAMALPNEPYPAWTADSQAPVTIEQIEDIFIDLTNKFGFQRDSMRNMFDHFMTLLDSRASRMSPDQALLSLHADYIGGDTANYKKWYFAAQLDMDDAVGFRNMNIGKLSRKARKLKKKNKKKMKEAMENGENTEETLEKLEGDISLEAADFRWKAKMNNLTPFEKVRHIALYLLVWGEANQVRFTPECLCFIYKCALDYLESPLCQQRAEPIPEGDYLNRVITPLYRFLRNQVFEIVDGRYVKRELDHAKVIGYDDVNQLFWYPEGISKIIFDDENKLIDLPVEERYLRLGDVVWDDVFFKTFKETRSWLHLVTNFNRIWIMHISVYWMYVAYNAPSLYTHNYQQLVNNQPLPAYRWATAALGGSCASFIQLLATICEWMVVPRKWAGAQHLSRRFWFLVGIFAVNFAPIIFIFAYDKDDVYSRAAYAVGVIFFFVAVATLIFFSIMPLGGLFTSYMQKSSRRYVASQTFTASFAPLKGLDRWMSYLVWVTVFAAKYAESYFFLILSLRDPIRILSTMTMRCTGEYWWGNKICKYQGKITLGLMVATDFVLFFLDTYLWYIIVNVIFSVGRSFYLGISILTPWRNIFTRLPKRIYSKILATTDMEIKYKPKVLISQVWNAIVISMYREHLLAIDHVQKLLYHQVPSEIEGKRTLRAPTFFASQDDNNFETEFFPRNSEAERRISFFAQSLATPIPEPLPVDNMPTFTVMTPHYAERILLSLREIIREDDQFSRVTLLEYLKQLHPVEWECFVKDTKILAEETAAYDNNDENDPEKEDELKAQIDDLPFYCIGFKSAAPEYTLRTRIWASLRSQTLYRTVSGFMNYSRAIKLLYRVENPEIVQMFGGNAEGLERELEKMARRKFKFLVSMQRLAKFKPHELENAEFLLRAYPDLQIAYLDEEPPLNEGEEPRIYSALIDGHCEILENGRRRPKFRVQLSGNPILGDGKSDNQNHALIFYRGEYLQLIDANQDNYLEECLKIRSILAEFEELNVEQTNPYAPELKYEEQTANHPVAIVGAREYIFSENSGVLGDVAAGKEQTFGTLFARTLAQIGGKLHYGHPDFVNAVFMTTRGGVSKAQKGLHLNEDIYAGMNALLRGGRIKHSEYYQCGKGRDLGFGTILNFTTKIGAGMGEQMLSREYYYLGTQLPIDRFLTFYYAHPGFHLNNLFIQLSLQLFMLTLVNLHALAHESIICLYDRNKPITDVLYPIGCYNLSPAIDWVRRYTLSIFIVFWIAFIPMVIQELIERGVWKATQRFARHLLSLSPMFEVFTGQIYSAALLSDLTVGGARYISTGRGFATSRIPFSILYSRFAGSAIYMGARSMLMLFFGTVAHWQAALLWFWASLAALIFSPFLFNPHQFSREDFFLDYRDFIRWLSRGNNKYHRNSWIGFVRMSRSRITGFKRKLTGDDSEKGAGDAPRAKRWNIILSDIIPCAIYAAGCFIAFTFINAQTGVKTTDDDRVNSVLRVIICTLAPIAVDAGVLLFTLGMSCCSGPLFGMCCKQTGSVMAGIAHGVAVIVHIVFFIVMWVLEGFNFSRMLLGVITCMQIQRLIFHIMTITMLTREFKSDHANTAFWTGKWYGKGLGYMAWTQPSREFVAKIIELSNFAADFVLGHFILICHLPFIFLPKFDKFHSIMLFWLKPSRQIRPPIYSLKQARLRKRMVRKYSCLYFAVLVLFVVCIVAPAVASSYVSDTIGSSLTGTFHNLIQPRNVSNNDTGYQMSTYSGHYYTHTPSLKTWSTIK comes from the coding sequence ATGAATGGTTATACAGATCAGCAACCTGATCCTTCCTCCTATCCACAAGATCAagatcaatatcaatatcaggATCAGGATCAGGACCAATATCAGTATCAGCAACAACAGCCATACTATGATGAATACGGTAACCCTGTATATCCTGaccaacaacaacaacctTATTACGATAATCAAGACTATTATTCTCAACAACAACCTCCTTTGAATCCTGAccaaatggaaaatttttccgACTTCTCTTCATATGGTCCTCCTCCTCCAGGTACTCCAGGTGCTAATGGTGCTGCTTATTACCAGGATCCTCAGTATACACCATCGCAACTCTCGTACGGTGATGGCATGCAGAACGGGTTCCAATCTTCTTCGGGAACATCTACTCCTGCTATGTATGATCCAGCTGCCATTGCTATGGCTCTACCAAACGAACCATATCCTGCTTGGACAGCTGATTCTCAAGCTCCAGTCACTATTGAACAAATCGAAGATATCTTCATCGATTTGACTAATAAATTTGGGTTTCAAAGGGATTCGATGAGAAATATGTTTGATCATTTCATGACTCTTCTAGATTCAAGAGCTTCAAGAATGTCTCCAGATCAAGCTCTATTATCTTTACACGCCGATTATATTGGTGGTGATACAGCTAACTACAAGAAATGGTATTTTGCAGCTCAATTAGATATGGATGACGCCGTCGGTTTCAGAAATATGAATATAGGtaaattatcaagaaaggcaagaaaattgaagaaaaagaataagaagaagatgaaagaaGCCATGgaaaatggtgaaaataCTGAAGAAActttagaaaaattagaaggTGATATTTCTTTAGAAGCAGCAGATTTTAGATGGAAAGCCAAAATGAACAATTTAACTCCATTCGAAAAAGTTCGCCATATTGCTCTTTATCTATTAGTCTGGGGTGAAGCCAATCAAGTCAGATTCACACCTGAATGTTTATGTTTCATCTATAAATGTGCTCTAGACTATCTGGAATCCCCACTATGCCAACAGCGTGCCGAACCAATCCCAGAAGGTGATTACTTAAACAGAGTAATAACCCCATTATATCGTTTCTTAAGAAATCAAGTCTTCGAAATTGTAGATGGTCGTTACGTAAAACGTGAATTAGATCACGCTAAAGTTATCGGTTATGATGATGTCAACCAATTATTCTGGTATCCCGAAGGTATCTCCAAGATCATCTtcgatgatgaaaataaattaattgatttgcCGGTAGAAGAACGTTATTTACGTCTAGGTGACGTTGTATGGGATGACGTCTTTTTCAAgactttcaaagaaaccCGTTCATGGTTACATCTAGTTACTAACTTCAACCGTATCTGGATTATGCATATTTCTGTCTATTGGATGTACGTTGCTTACAATGCTCCAAGTTTGTACACTCACAACTATCAACAATTAGTGAACAATCAACCTTTACCTGCTTATAGATGGGCTACTGCAGCTCTGGGTGGTTCTTGTGCTTCCTTTATTCAACTTTTAGCTACAATCTGTGAATGGATGGTCGTTCCAAGAAAATGGGCCGGTGCTCAGCatctttcaagaagattCTGGTTCCTTGTGGGTATTTTTGCCGTCAATTTTGCCccaattattttcatttttgctTACGATAAAGATGATGTCTACTCGAGGGCAGCATACGCTGTTGgtgtcattttcttcttcgttgCTGTTGCTActttgattttcttttctatcaTGCCATTAGGTGGTTTATTTACTTCCTACATGCAAAAATCATCAAGACGTTACGTTGCATCTCAAACATTCACAGCTTCTTTTGCCCCATTAAAAGGCCTTGACAGATGGATGTCCTACTTAGTCTGGGTCACTGTGTTTGCTGCAAAATATGCTGAATCCTACttctttttaattctttcattgaGAGACCCAATTAGAATCCTATCCACAATGACCATGAGATGTACTGGTGAGTATTGGTGGGGTAATAAGATCTGTAAATATCAAGGTAAGATTACCTTAGGTTTAATGGTTGCCACAGATTTcgttcttttcttcttagaTACCTATCTATGGTACATCATTGTCAATGTTATTTTCTCCGTTGGTAGATCTTTTTACTTAGGTATTTCCATCTTAACCCCATGGAGAAACATCTTCACCAGATTACCGAAGAGAATTTACTCCAAAATTTTAGCTACAACTGATATGgaaattaaatataaacCAAAGGTCTTAATATCTCAAGTTTGGAATGCTATTGTAATTTCCATGTACAGAGAACATTTATTGGCCATTGATCACGTTCAAAAGTTATTATATCATCAAGTTCCTTCTGAAATTGAAGGTAAGAGAACTTTAAGAGCACCAACTTTTTTCGCTTCTCAAGATGACAATAACTTCGAGACTGAATTCTTCCCAAGAAATTCCGAAGCCGAGCGTCGTATCTCTTTCTTTGCACAATCTTTAGCTACTCCAATTCCCGAACCATTACCTGTTGATAACATGCCAACATTCACCGTTATGACTCCTCATTATGCTGAAAGAATATTACTTTCCCTGAGAGAAATTATTCGTGAAGATGATCAATTCTCAAGAGTTACTTTattagaatatttgaaacaacTGCATCCTGTTGAATGGGAGTGTTTTGTCAAAGATACAAAGATCTTAGCCGAAGAAACTGCCGCTTACGACAACaacgatgaaaatgatccagaaaaggaagatgaATTGAAGGCGCAAATCGATGATCTGCCATTCTACTGTATCGGTTTCAAATCAGCAGCTCCTGAATACACTTTACGTACGAGAATCTGGGCTTCTCTAAGATCCCAAACTTTGTACCGTACTGTTTCTGGTTTCATGAATTACTCTAGAGCAATTAAACTGTTATATCGTGTTGAAAATCCTGAAATTGTTCAAATGTTTGGTGGTAATGCTGAAGGGCTTGAAAGAGAACTGGAAAAGATGGCAAGAAGAAAGTTTAAGTTTTTGGTCTCTATGCAAAGATTGGCCAAGTTCAAGCCAcatgaattagaaaatgcTGAATTCTTATTAAGAGCTTATCCTGATTTACAAATTGCTTATTTGGATGAAGAACCTCCACTAAATGAAGGTGAAGAACCAAGAATCTATTCCGCTTTAATCGATGGTCACTGTGAAATCCTAGAAAATGGTCGTAGACGTCCAAAGTTTAGAGTTCAATTATCTGGTAACCCAATTCTAGGTGATGGTAAATCTgataatcaaaatcatgCCTTAATTTTCTACAGGGGTGAGTATCTTCAATTAATTGATGCTAATCAAGATAACTATTTAGAAGAATGTTTGAAGATTAGATCTATCTTAgctgaatttgaagaattaaatgTCGAACAAACTAACCCATATGCCCCAGAATTAAAATACGAGGAACAAACTGCCAACCATCCAGTCGCCATTGTTGGTGCCAgagaatatattttctctGAAAACTCTGGTGTACTTGGTGATGTTGCTGCAGGTAAGGAACAAACTTTTGGTACCTTATTCGCTCGTACTTTGGCTCAAATTGGTGGTAAATTGCATTATGGTCATCCGGATTTCGTTAATGCTGTCTTCATGACAACAAGAGGTGGTGTTTCTAAGGCCCAAAAGGGTTTACATTTGAACGAAGATATTTACGCCGGTATGAACGCTTTGTTACGTGGTGGTCGTATTAAACATTCtgaatattatcaatgTGGTAAAGGTAGAGATTTAGGTTTCGGTACAATTCTGAATTTCACAACCAAGATTGGTGCCGGTATGGGTGAACAAATGTTATCTCgtgaatattattatctagGTACTCAATTACCAATTGATCGTTTCTTAACTTTTTATTATGCCCATCCTGGTTTccatttgaataatcttttcatcCAATTATCTTTACAATTGTTCATGTTGACCTTGGTTAATTTACACGCTTTAGCACATGAATCCATCATTTGTTTGTATGACAGGAATAAGCCTATAACTGATGTTTTGTATCCAATTGGTTGTTATAATTTGTCACCAGCTATTGATTGGGTCAGACGTTACACACTCtccattttcattgtcTTCTGGATTGCTTTCATCCCTATGgttattcaagaattgaTTGAGCGTGGTGTATGGAAAGCAACTCAAAGATTCGCACGTCATCTTTTGTCATTATCACCAATGTTTGAAGTTTTCACAGGTCAAATATATTCTGCTGCTTTGTTAAGCGATTTAACAGTAGGTGGTGCCCGTTATATTTCAACTGGTCGTGGTTTTGCTACTTCACGTATTCCATTCTCCATTCTATATTCAAGATTCGCTGGCTCAGCAATTTACATGGGTGCGAGATCTATGTTAATGTTGTTTTTCGGCACTGTCGCTCACTGGCAAGCCGCCTTATTATGGTTCTGGGCATCCTTGGCTGCTTTAATCTTCTCTCCGTTCCTTTTCAACCCACATCAATTCTCCAGAgaagatttcttcttaGATTACAGAGATTTCATCAGATGGTTATCAAGAGGTAATAACAAGTATCACAGAAATTCATGGATTGGGTTCGTAAGAATGTCCAGATCACGTATTACTGGTTTCAAGCGTAAATTGACAGGTGATGATTCAGAGAAGGGTGCAGGTGATGCTCCAAGAGCCAAGAGATGGAATATAATCCTCAGCGATATTATTCCATGTGCGATTTATGCTGCTGGTTGTTTCATTGCTTTCACTTTCATTAATGCTCAAACCGGTGTCAAAACAACTGATGACGATAGAGTTAACTCTGTTTTACGTGTTATCATTTGTACTCTTGCTCCTATTGCAGTTGATGCCGgtgtattattatttaccTTGGGTATGTCATGTTGTTCAGGTCCATTGTTCGGTATGTGCTGTAAACAAACCGGTTCCGTTATGGCTGGTATAGCTCACGGTGTTGCCGTTATTGTCCACATTGTGTTCTTCATTGTCATGTGGGTTTTGGAGGGTTTCAACTTTTCTAGAATGCTACTTGGTGTTATCACTTGTAtgcaaattcaaagattaaTTTTCCATATTATGACAATTACCATGTTAACTCGTGAATTCAAGAGTGATCACGCAAACACTGCTTTCTGGACAGGTAAATGGTATGGTAAAGGTTTAGGTTACATGGCCTGGACTCAACCTTCAAGAGAATTCGTCGCCAAGATTATAGAATTATCAAACTTCGCGGCTGACTTTGTTTTGGGTCATTTCATCTTAATTTGCCATTTGCCATTCATTTTCTTACCTAAATTTGACAAATTCCACTCTATTATGTTATTCTGGTTAAAACCATCTCGTCAAATCCGTCCACCTATCTACTCACTAAAACAAGCACGTCTACGTAAGCGTATGGTAAGAAAGTATAGTTGTTTATACTTCGCTGTACTAGTTCTTTTCGTCGTGTGTATTGTTGCTCCTGCTGTAGCATCTTCGTACGTGTCTGATACCATTGGTAGCTCTTTGACCGGTACTTTCCACAACTTAATTCAACCAAGAAATGTCAGCAATAATGATACTGGTTACCAAATGTCGACCTATTCAGGCCATTATTATACACACACACCATCGTTGAAAACTTGGTCAACAATTAAATAA